A single genomic interval of Candidatus Zixiibacteriota bacterium harbors:
- a CDS encoding flavin reductase family protein, whose protein sequence is MTTPVGKKSFGARTLIYPTPTWVVCTYDSKGKANAMTAAWAGVVCSRPPAVGVSLRKATYTYQCVLDRRAFTACVPSEDHARQADYFGIASGRDTDKFKDTGLTPVRSQLVDAPYIDEFPMILECRLIHYHEIGLHTQFIGEILDVKVDSDKLNGDGNPDIEKIRPIIYSPGAQTYHAIGKPLGRRYTIGKILK, encoded by the coding sequence ATAACCACCCCTGTCGGGAAAAAGTCCTTTGGCGCCAGAACTCTCATCTACCCTACGCCCACCTGGGTCGTGTGTACGTACGACTCTAAGGGGAAGGCCAACGCTATGACCGCCGCCTGGGCTGGCGTCGTCTGTTCGCGGCCGCCTGCGGTTGGTGTTTCACTCCGAAAAGCGACCTATACCTATCAGTGTGTACTCGATCGCCGGGCGTTCACGGCCTGCGTACCGTCCGAAGATCATGCCCGCCAGGCCGATTACTTCGGCATCGCCTCGGGAAGAGACACGGACAAGTTCAAAGACACCGGCCTCACCCCAGTCCGCAGCCAGTTAGTCGACGCCCCGTACATAGATGAATTCCCCATGATTCTGGAGTGTCGGTTGATTCATTATCACGAGATCGGTCTGCATACTCAGTTTATCGGGGAGATACTTGATGTCAAAGTCGACTCGGACAAGCTAAATGGCGACGGCAATCCTGATATCGAGAAGATTCGCCCGATCATCTACTCCCCCGGTGCCCAGACCTACCACGCCATCGGCAAGCCACTCGGTCGACGTTACACGATAGGTAAGATCCTCAAGTAG
- a CDS encoding n-acetylglutamate synthase, translating to MQLLDLRNRRFVGVDNYDDGDARRDTVFNYDQSGDIVTATYSGGRIRHGQILARVTQDNSLEMTWQYLNVDGILIAGTCRSVPELLPDGRYRLHESWTVTVGPNQDESGTSVIEEIR from the coding sequence ATGCAGTTACTCGACCTCCGCAACCGCCGCTTTGTAGGAGTCGACAACTATGACGATGGAGACGCCAGGAGAGATACCGTTTTCAACTACGATCAGAGCGGCGACATCGTCACCGCCACCTATTCCGGCGGACGCATCCGCCACGGCCAGATTTTGGCCCGCGTGACGCAGGACAATTCGCTGGAGATGACCTGGCAGTACCTCAACGTCGATGGTATCCTGATCGCAGGTACTTGCCGATCAGTTCCCGAGTTGCTCCCCGACGGCCGTTACCGCCTGCACGAAAGCTGGACCGTTACGGTTGGCCCCAATCAGGACGAATCAGGCACTTCCGTAATTGAGGAAATCAGATAA
- the cysK gene encoding cysteine synthase A, with product MRFSNIVEAIGRTPLVRLNRIPAADSATIYAKLESFNPCSSVKDRICASMILAGEADGRLKPGMTILEPTSGNTGIGLAMVAAVRGYRCTFVMPETMSLERRAILRAFGAELVLTPGPEGMRGAIRKVEEMGQSPGYFVPSQFDNPANPEIHRKTTAPEIMNDLGNINLDAFVVGVGTGGTVTGAGRVLKDQYGCKVIAVEPDASPVLSGGQPWPHPIQGIGAGFVPKNYDPDVVDQIIRVKNADAIETGRRMTREEGILCGISSGANVWASLQVARELGAGKTVVVVVPDTGERYLSTALFAEQ from the coding sequence ATGAGATTTAGCAATATCGTTGAAGCGATCGGGCGCACGCCACTAGTTCGCTTGAACAGGATTCCAGCAGCCGACTCGGCGACAATCTATGCCAAGTTGGAGAGTTTCAATCCCTGCAGTTCGGTAAAAGACCGGATTTGCGCGTCGATGATTCTCGCGGGCGAGGCCGACGGCCGTCTCAAGCCGGGTATGACCATACTTGAGCCGACCTCCGGCAACACGGGTATCGGTCTGGCGATGGTGGCCGCGGTCAGGGGGTACCGTTGCACCTTCGTAATGCCTGAAACGATGAGTCTCGAACGACGAGCCATACTGAGAGCATTCGGCGCTGAGCTGGTACTTACGCCCGGCCCGGAGGGCATGAGAGGCGCGATAAGGAAGGTCGAGGAGATGGGCCAGTCACCGGGGTATTTCGTACCTTCCCAGTTCGACAATCCGGCCAACCCGGAGATCCACCGCAAGACAACCGCCCCTGAAATCATGAACGATCTGGGGAACATCAACCTCGACGCCTTCGTAGTCGGGGTTGGCACTGGAGGTACGGTAACTGGCGCAGGGCGGGTACTAAAAGACCAATACGGCTGCAAAGTCATCGCTGTCGAGCCGGATGCCTCGCCGGTGCTTTCCGGCGGCCAACCCTGGCCTCACCCAATACAGGGTATCGGGGCGGGCTTTGTGCCTAAGAACTATGACCCAGACGTGGTGGATCAGATCATCCGGGTCAAAAACGCTGACGCTATTGAAACCGGCCGGAGGATGACTCGCGAGGAAGGGATCCTTTGCGGGATTTCCTCCGGGGCCAATGTCTGGGCTTCGCTCCAAGTGGCCCGGGAGCTCGGCGCCGGAAAAACCGTGGTGGTGGTAGTTCCCGATACGGGAGAGCGGTATCTCTCGACGGCCCTTTTTGCTGAGCAGTAA